The following are encoded in a window of Methanorbis rubei genomic DNA:
- a CDS encoding energy-coupling factor ABC transporter permease, which yields MHIMEGYLPIEWCVLWAVLSAPCVIYGLWRMKQMIQQDRRVLPLMAVCGAFVFVLSALKIPSVTGSCSHPTGTGLSAAFFGPWITSVLGTIVLVFQAILLAHGGLTTLGANVFSMAIAGPFVAWLVFVALRKSKVGLGLAVFVTAAVANLVTYTVTSLQLALAFPADGSILSAFIAFAAIFAVTQIPLAIIEGIICGLVAKYIVRVKPDILKKLGIIGDDEIAKIQGEAA from the coding sequence ATGCACATTATGGAAGGGTATCTCCCCATCGAATGGTGTGTGCTGTGGGCTGTGCTCTCAGCACCTTGTGTCATCTATGGTCTGTGGAGGATGAAACAGATGATACAGCAGGACAGACGCGTTCTTCCTCTGATGGCGGTCTGCGGTGCATTTGTTTTCGTACTCTCTGCACTCAAGATTCCGTCAGTTACCGGAAGCTGTTCCCATCCAACGGGAACCGGTCTGTCCGCTGCATTCTTCGGTCCATGGATCACGTCGGTTCTTGGAACCATCGTACTGGTATTTCAGGCAATTCTTCTCGCGCACGGCGGTCTTACGACGCTTGGCGCAAATGTGTTCTCGATGGCAATCGCAGGACCGTTTGTTGCATGGCTCGTGTTCGTGGCTTTGAGAAAAAGCAAAGTCGGTCTTGGTCTTGCGGTGTTCGTGACCGCGGCTGTTGCAAACCTTGTGACCTACACGGTTACCTCTCTGCAGCTTGCCCTTGCGTTCCCTGCTGACGGCAGCATTCTTTCGGCATTCATTGCGTTTGCGGCAATCTTTGCAGTCACGCAGATTCCGCTCGCAATCATTGAGGGTATCATCTGCGGTCTTGTGGCAAAGTACATCGTCCGCGTGAAGCCTGACATTCTGAAGAAGCTCGGCATCATTGGTGATGACGAGATAGCAAAGATTCAGGGTGAGGCAGCATGA
- a CDS encoding helix-turn-helix domain-containing protein, with amino-acid sequence MDHNPPNAKKQKYICGIDAALDIIGGKWKAHILYALMDGTLRYSQIQPALPRKITQRMLTKELRDLEKSGLVTRTVYPEIPPKVEYSLTDKGRSIMPILDQLCTWGGENITEEIEIICS; translated from the coding sequence ATGGACCATAACCCTCCAAACGCCAAAAAACAAAAATACATCTGTGGAATCGACGCAGCCCTTGACATCATCGGAGGGAAATGGAAAGCCCACATACTCTACGCCCTAATGGACGGAACCCTCAGATACAGCCAGATACAGCCGGCCCTTCCAAGAAAAATCACCCAGAGAATGCTCACCAAAGAACTCAGAGACCTTGAAAAAAGCGGACTTGTCACCAGAACCGTCTACCCTGAGATCCCTCCCAAAGTAGAATACTCACTCACCGACAAAGGCAGATCAATCATGCCCATCCTCGACCAGCTCTGTACCTGGGGAGGAGAAAACATCACCGAAGAAATCGAGATCATCTGTAGTTGA
- a CDS encoding UvrD-helicase domain-containing protein, which yields MSAERERLTKEIRQDVIYHEMHTSTADFYSQLDILKKNFIAHQDVLNLQNRFQNVCSYFDHLPKWYSFEKNEKTFLDTYSHLQSYVDDWNQEFIKKELDATKIFFDDIDGKSLDIQQRTVAVTDEDNILVIAGAGTGKTLTICGKVRYLIEKKQINPNEILLISYTNKATEELRNRVSRGMDVSIDAKTFHKLGLSLITTSKGYQPRVAEEYLLKSCIQQYFKSLGENPSQIATIMTYFGSYLNIPTEFKDCQNMSDVTAVCQNLQLETLRSKAESYIDKVQQEDRITHAFEKVKSFEELVIANYLFLHGIRYEYERPYPFSTDDPLKKTYQPDFYLPDYDLYLEHFGISADGSVPWLSPEKEREYKLGIDWKREIHKKHGTILLETYSYYQKDGILLEKLEELLCSHDIIFQTCDLTKMYTAWLEHKYMHGYFDFLNLIAEFITLYKSNGYTNNPSSTFRKDLSSNPYLRERERLFLDIVSPIFTRYQDQLKTDNLIDFADMINQAAAAVTSGHLTLPYRYIIVDEFQDISVGRFRLIQAIRDKTQAKVVCVGDDWQSIYRFAGSDIGLFTNFAKYFGYTATLKIEKTYRNSQELVNSAGKFVMTNPEQLKKDLRSASHHVHPIRIVSYQKSPAEALKDIVKDIVTKFGEEATIMVLGRTNSDIERDGLCIFGTGFSLKKIRTSDHNQVFVVSEKYPKLVVEFLTAHRSKGLEADNVIILNLENNILGFPNKIADDPILRLVLTQKDGYLYGEERRLFYVALTRTRNNVYLPVPEQNSKVSIFVNELLKQDTDNIIFCPKTTFSAEQQVFCPKCGSLMSLRHGKFGEFYGCSRYPECHGTRSKNTSQKK from the coding sequence TTGTCAGCTGAACGAGAGAGACTAACTAAAGAAATACGACAGGATGTGATCTATCACGAGATGCATACATCCACTGCTGATTTTTATTCTCAGCTGGATATTCTCAAGAAAAATTTCATTGCTCACCAAGATGTCCTAAATTTACAGAACAGATTTCAAAATGTCTGCTCATATTTTGATCATCTTCCGAAGTGGTACTCATTTGAGAAAAATGAAAAAACATTTCTTGATACCTACTCACATTTACAATCATACGTCGACGACTGGAACCAAGAATTCATCAAAAAAGAATTGGATGCCACGAAGATATTTTTTGATGACATTGATGGAAAATCCTTGGATATTCAACAACGTACGGTTGCCGTAACGGATGAAGACAATATCCTCGTCATTGCCGGTGCAGGTACTGGAAAAACACTTACAATCTGCGGAAAAGTACGATATCTTATTGAGAAAAAACAGATCAATCCTAACGAAATTCTTCTCATATCCTATACCAATAAAGCAACGGAGGAGCTAAGGAATCGTGTATCTCGAGGAATGGATGTTTCAATCGACGCAAAAACCTTTCATAAACTGGGATTGAGTCTGATTACTACATCTAAAGGATATCAGCCCCGTGTTGCGGAAGAATATTTGTTAAAATCATGTATTCAGCAGTATTTCAAATCACTCGGAGAAAATCCCTCACAGATCGCAACGATTATGACATATTTCGGTAGTTATCTGAATATTCCTACCGAATTCAAAGACTGTCAGAACATGTCGGATGTAACTGCCGTGTGTCAAAATCTTCAACTTGAAACATTGCGATCTAAAGCTGAATCTTATATAGACAAAGTTCAGCAGGAAGACCGCATTACGCACGCTTTCGAGAAAGTGAAAAGTTTTGAGGAGTTGGTAATTGCAAATTATCTGTTTTTGCATGGGATACGATATGAGTACGAGCGACCATATCCCTTCAGTACAGATGATCCTCTGAAAAAAACTTATCAGCCGGATTTTTACTTGCCAGATTATGATCTGTATCTTGAACATTTTGGTATCTCGGCTGATGGTTCTGTTCCTTGGTTATCACCGGAGAAAGAGAGAGAATACAAACTCGGAATTGACTGGAAGCGTGAGATTCACAAAAAACATGGCACTATATTGCTTGAAACATATTCCTATTATCAAAAGGATGGTATTCTTTTAGAAAAACTGGAGGAGTTGCTTTGTTCTCATGATATCATATTCCAAACATGTGATCTTACCAAAATGTACACCGCATGGCTGGAACACAAGTATATGCACGGTTATTTTGATTTTTTGAATCTGATTGCCGAATTTATTACATTGTACAAATCCAACGGATATACCAACAATCCATCCTCCACCTTCAGAAAAGATCTTTCGTCGAACCCTTATCTTCGTGAAAGAGAGAGACTGTTTCTTGATATTGTTTCGCCGATATTTACCAGATATCAGGATCAGTTAAAAACCGATAATCTGATTGATTTTGCGGATATGATCAATCAAGCTGCAGCTGCTGTGACATCAGGCCATCTTACCCTCCCCTATCGATACATCATAGTTGATGAGTTTCAGGATATTTCAGTTGGTAGATTCAGACTTATTCAGGCAATTCGTGACAAAACACAGGCAAAAGTAGTCTGTGTGGGGGATGACTGGCAATCGATTTATCGGTTTGCTGGATCTGATATTGGGCTCTTTACTAATTTTGCAAAATATTTTGGATATACTGCTACATTAAAAATTGAAAAGACCTACCGCAATTCCCAAGAGTTAGTAAATTCTGCCGGAAAATTTGTGATGACAAATCCTGAACAGTTGAAAAAGGATCTACGCTCTGCATCCCATCACGTTCATCCAATCAGGATTGTGTCATATCAAAAATCCCCAGCAGAGGCGCTGAAAGATATTGTTAAAGATATTGTCACAAAGTTTGGTGAAGAGGCAACGATAATGGTTCTGGGAAGGACAAACAGTGACATTGAACGCGATGGTTTATGCATATTTGGTACAGGATTTTCCCTGAAAAAAATCAGAACTTCTGATCATAATCAGGTATTTGTGGTTTCTGAAAAGTATCCTAAACTTGTTGTGGAATTTTTAACTGCTCATCGTTCCAAGGGATTGGAGGCAGATAATGTTATCATACTGAATCTGGAAAACAATATATTAGGATTCCCAAATAAGATTGCAGACGATCCGATTCTTCGACTGGTCCTCACGCAGAAAGATGGATATCTGTATGGGGAGGAGAGGAGGTTGTTTTATGTTGCTCTTACCAGAACACGAAACAACGTGTATCTCCCAGTACCAGAGCAAAACTCAAAAGTTTCGATATTCGTTAACGAATTACTAAAACAGGACACAGATAATATTATTTTTTGTCCCAAGACTACATTCTCCGCCGAACAACAGGTGTTCTGTCCGAAATGTGGCTCCTTGATGTCTCTCCGGCATGGTAAATTTGGAGAATTTTATGGCTGCAGCCGCTATCCAGAATGTCATGGGACACGGAGCAAAAATACGTCACAGAAAAAATAG
- a CDS encoding A/G-specific adenine glycosylase — protein sequence MSPHLISEFRQRFASSGMTPDLVRDFQDEVMEFYEAKGRHEMEWRLHFDPYRIVVSEVMLQQTQVPRVETMYPKFIERFPNFAALAAAPQAELLAAWQGMGYNSRALRLQKLARQVTDEYGGVLPEDPELLEKLPGIGPATSCSIAAFAFNRPVVFIETNIRRVFIHYFFADDAVVDDRDILPLATACLLMNRSREWYWALMDLGTALKSSVPNPNRRSRQYVKQSAFEGSDRQVRGAVLRMLLAGDGKNIEEIACAVGKSGERVEKILDEMCGEGFFVREENGEYRMRR from the coding sequence ATGTCCCCTCATCTCATCTCCGAGTTCCGTCAGCGTTTTGCCAGTTCAGGCATGACGCCTGATCTCGTCCGCGACTTTCAGGACGAAGTGATGGAGTTCTACGAGGCAAAGGGACGCCATGAGATGGAGTGGCGACTGCATTTTGATCCGTACCGAATTGTGGTATCTGAAGTCATGCTCCAGCAGACGCAGGTGCCGCGAGTTGAAACGATGTATCCGAAGTTCATCGAGAGGTTTCCAAACTTCGCCGCACTCGCAGCAGCTCCGCAGGCCGAGCTGCTTGCCGCATGGCAGGGAATGGGCTACAACAGCCGTGCTCTGCGGCTGCAAAAACTCGCACGTCAGGTAACAGATGAGTACGGCGGCGTTTTGCCGGAGGATCCGGAACTGCTGGAAAAACTTCCGGGAATTGGTCCTGCCACCTCCTGCTCGATTGCGGCATTTGCCTTCAACCGCCCGGTGGTGTTTATCGAGACCAACATCCGCCGTGTCTTCATCCACTACTTCTTCGCTGACGATGCGGTCGTGGATGACCGAGATATTCTTCCGCTTGCTACCGCATGCCTTCTGATGAATCGCTCCCGCGAGTGGTACTGGGCATTGATGGATCTTGGAACAGCCCTAAAATCCTCAGTGCCGAATCCGAACCGGAGGAGTCGCCAGTACGTGAAGCAGTCAGCCTTTGAAGGCTCTGACCGACAGGTGAGGGGTGCGGTTCTTCGAATGCTTCTTGCGGGCGATGGAAAAAATATTGAAGAGATTGCGTGTGCGGTGGGAAAGTCGGGTGAGCGGGTTGAAAAAATTCTTGACGAGATGTGTGGTGAAGGATTTTTTGTTCGGGAAGAGAACGGAGAGTATCGGATGCGGCGGTAA
- a CDS encoding Na+/H+ antiporter subunit E — MTKKSIIPFISATIAAFIIYLVLSVGSAGPTNSILLWSVPELVIGLILSIITGLLCLKLWQGKRYAMANPLRWLLLAVYIIPFVIELIIANLTVAWKIITLRNIRPGIVKLTPGLSTDAGALLLSTSITFQPGTATVDVNEETRELYIHCLDIGDDAKETREPGKIFAKLDLVKWIRRITE, encoded by the coding sequence GTGACCAAAAAAAGCATCATCCCATTCATCTCGGCTACTATCGCCGCGTTTATCATCTATCTTGTACTATCTGTCGGCTCCGCAGGCCCTACCAACTCAATCCTGCTCTGGTCAGTACCCGAACTTGTCATCGGGCTAATTCTTTCGATTATTACCGGGCTGCTATGTCTCAAACTATGGCAGGGCAAACGCTACGCCATGGCCAACCCGCTTCGCTGGCTACTGCTTGCAGTCTATATCATTCCGTTTGTAATCGAACTGATTATCGCCAACCTCACCGTTGCCTGGAAGATCATCACCCTCAGAAACATCAGACCCGGAATTGTCAAACTCACTCCCGGACTCAGCACTGATGCCGGAGCACTCCTGCTCTCAACCTCCATCACCTTCCAGCCCGGAACCGCCACGGTTGACGTCAACGAAGAAACCCGTGAACTCTACATTCACTGCCTTGACATCGGAGACGACGCAAAAGAAACCCGCGAGCCCGGCAAAATCTTTGCCAAACTCGACCTCGTCAAATGGATTCGGAGGATCACCGAATGA
- a CDS encoding aspartate aminotransferase family protein gives MGQRNTNDVLMEPTVFETFESNVRSYCRKYPVIFSKAKGSVLIDQSGREYIDFLCGAGSCNYGHNNDYIKGKVVEYLMGDGLLHGLDMYSIAKGEFIDCLEREILIPRGFDYKVLFPGPTGTNAVEVALKIARKVKGRSNVLALMGGFHGMSLGSLALTTERSARDACGVSLGNVTHVPHPSMMPGFDTIAYIDMLLSDDHSGVDKPAAIIVESVQGEGGINIVSNEWLRDMRALCDKHDMLLILDEIQTGCGRTGSFFSFERADIIPDIVVMAKSLGGIGMPCSIALVKPEYDVLLPGEHNGTFRGFQLAFVAGKAAIEYMMEHNLEAETVRKGRIVEEYLAARLRQIDPSLTFRGLGLMWGIDFGSYPCGTTQQIRKACFENGLILELSGREDTVVKIMPPLVIEDEQLVQGLEMLMKVIAETVNPAGMVPAPQSDMIKPVV, from the coding sequence ATGGGTCAGAGAAACACAAACGACGTCTTAATGGAACCAACGGTATTCGAAACCTTCGAAAGCAACGTGAGATCGTACTGCAGAAAATATCCGGTTATTTTCTCGAAAGCCAAAGGGTCAGTACTGATCGATCAGAGTGGAAGAGAATACATTGATTTCCTCTGTGGAGCAGGAAGCTGCAATTATGGTCATAATAATGACTATATCAAGGGAAAAGTTGTTGAATATTTAATGGGAGACGGACTTCTCCATGGTCTTGATATGTACTCGATCGCAAAAGGCGAGTTCATCGACTGTCTGGAGAGAGAGATTCTCATCCCGCGGGGATTTGACTATAAGGTTCTGTTCCCGGGACCGACCGGCACGAATGCTGTCGAGGTCGCACTGAAGATTGCGAGGAAAGTCAAAGGCAGATCAAATGTGCTTGCCTTAATGGGCGGCTTCCATGGTATGTCGCTTGGCTCGCTTGCGTTGACGACCGAGAGGTCGGCACGTGATGCCTGCGGTGTCTCACTCGGCAATGTGACGCATGTTCCGCATCCGTCGATGATGCCGGGATTTGATACGATCGCCTACATCGATATGCTGCTGAGCGATGACCACAGCGGTGTGGACAAGCCGGCTGCGATCATTGTTGAGTCGGTGCAGGGAGAGGGCGGCATTAATATTGTGTCGAACGAGTGGCTCCGCGATATGCGGGCGCTGTGCGATAAGCATGATATGCTCTTAATCCTTGATGAGATTCAGACCGGCTGCGGCAGAACAGGTTCGTTCTTCTCGTTCGAGCGGGCAGATATTATCCCTGATATTGTGGTGATGGCGAAGTCTCTCGGCGGTATTGGTATGCCGTGTTCGATTGCTCTCGTGAAGCCTGAGTATGATGTTCTTCTGCCGGGCGAGCACAACGGGACGTTCCGCGGGTTCCAGCTGGCGTTTGTTGCGGGAAAAGCAGCAATCGAGTACATGATGGAGCACAATCTTGAGGCCGAGACGGTTCGCAAGGGAAGAATTGTTGAGGAGTATCTGGCAGCACGCCTGCGGCAGATTGATCCTTCTCTGACGTTCCGCGGTCTTGGTCTGATGTGGGGTATTGATTTCGGGTCATATCCGTGCGGAACCACGCAGCAGATCAGAAAGGCATGCTTTGAGAATGGTCTGATTCTTGAGCTGTCAGGCCGCGAGGATACGGTGGTGAAGATTATGCCACCTCTGGTTATCGAGGATGAGCAGCTTGTTCAGGGCCTTGAGATGCTGATGAAGGTCATCGCAGAGACGGTGAATCCGGCAGGAATGGTTCCAGCCCCGCAGAGTGATATGATAAAACCGGTCGTCTGA
- a CDS encoding flavodoxin family protein — MKQVLVISATPRKGGNSDVLCDEFVRGAREAGHSAEKIFLCDKKIGFCTACDYCQTNAGECIQDDDMAEILEKLVSSDVIVLASPVYFYTLNAQMKTLIDRVYARFTEVRGKELYFMVTAADTEVANMQRTIECFRGFADCLPESKEMGVIYGTGAWEVGDIKKLPAMGQAYEMGKAV; from the coding sequence ATGAAACAGGTTCTGGTTATTTCGGCAACTCCGCGGAAAGGCGGAAATTCGGATGTTTTGTGTGATGAGTTTGTTCGCGGTGCAAGAGAGGCTGGACATTCTGCAGAGAAGATCTTTTTGTGTGATAAAAAAATCGGGTTCTGTACTGCATGTGATTACTGCCAGACGAATGCGGGCGAGTGTATTCAGGATGATGATATGGCGGAGATTTTGGAGAAACTTGTTTCTTCTGATGTGATTGTTCTTGCAAGTCCGGTCTACTTCTACACGCTGAATGCCCAGATGAAGACGCTGATCGATCGTGTGTATGCACGATTCACTGAGGTTCGCGGGAAAGAGCTCTACTTTATGGTGACTGCTGCGGATACAGAGGTTGCAAATATGCAGCGGACGATTGAGTGCTTCCGCGGTTTTGCAGACTGTCTGCCTGAGTCAAAGGAGATGGGTGTGATTTATGGTACCGGAGCATGGGAAGTTGGCGACATCAAGAAACTGCCGGCTATGGGGCAGGCGTACGAGATGGGCAAGGCAGTGTGA
- a CDS encoding aminotransferase class I/II-fold pyridoxal phosphate-dependent enzyme, which translates to MTNLPILNFLLDHAEKQTVSFHMPGHKGSAIYQRFGFEPFLQKIMDCDITEIPGADNLFQTEGILKTAQKNYANLYGVKRSYLLINGTSGGVIAAIMASVPKGKKLIMARNSHKAIFNALVLADIQPVYAYPEIIHEYGISGEITAHEIERCIRENPEAEAVILPSPNYYGICSDIRAIADVVYSHGKILIIDQAHGAHLKFFQDAGFTDMPKSAEEEGADIVINSVHKTLASFTQSAVLNLNSDRVDRYTLEDKLQMIQSTSPSYLLMASLDINAAILNQHKDQLMQEWHDALLYFYQEAGKIPGLVVIGNPFDTKEPINLDITKLNLDMSNAGLDAAELEQLLIEKGIYAELTTGNILMCMTGIGNTRQHMERLIAALAAISREHAGAARTPKKSVNAVFEEKLELFPIPQNKERIPLEKSAGRICASSIIPYPPGIPFVCPGEKLTEQVIIYIKNLRESGEKVIGVNELGEVMVGK; encoded by the coding sequence ATGACTAACCTTCCTATCCTCAACTTCCTCCTCGATCACGCTGAAAAACAGACCGTATCCTTTCACATGCCGGGGCACAAAGGCTCCGCAATCTACCAACGATTCGGCTTTGAGCCCTTCCTTCAAAAAATCATGGACTGCGACATCACCGAAATTCCTGGCGCAGACAACCTCTTTCAGACCGAAGGAATCCTCAAAACCGCACAGAAAAACTACGCAAACCTCTACGGAGTAAAAAGATCCTACCTCCTCATAAACGGAACAAGCGGCGGCGTAATCGCCGCCATCATGGCATCAGTTCCCAAAGGAAAAAAACTGATCATGGCCAGAAACTCCCACAAAGCCATCTTCAACGCACTCGTGCTTGCTGACATCCAGCCGGTATATGCATACCCGGAAATCATTCACGAGTACGGCATCTCAGGAGAAATCACCGCACACGAGATCGAACGCTGCATCAGAGAAAATCCTGAAGCAGAAGCAGTCATCCTCCCCTCCCCCAACTACTACGGCATCTGCTCTGACATCCGTGCAATCGCAGACGTCGTCTACTCTCATGGAAAAATCCTCATTATCGATCAGGCGCATGGCGCCCATCTCAAATTCTTCCAGGACGCAGGTTTCACCGACATGCCGAAATCTGCCGAAGAAGAAGGAGCAGACATCGTCATTAACTCGGTCCACAAAACGCTCGCCTCCTTCACCCAGAGTGCAGTCCTCAACCTCAACTCAGACCGCGTTGACCGCTACACCCTCGAAGACAAACTTCAGATGATCCAGTCAACCAGCCCCTCCTACCTCCTCATGGCCTCGCTTGACATCAACGCCGCAATTCTCAACCAGCACAAAGATCAGCTGATGCAGGAGTGGCATGACGCCCTCCTCTACTTCTACCAAGAAGCAGGAAAAATTCCTGGGCTTGTTGTGATCGGCAACCCCTTCGATACCAAAGAACCGATCAACCTCGATATCACCAAACTCAACCTTGACATGAGCAACGCAGGACTCGATGCCGCAGAGCTCGAACAGCTCCTCATCGAAAAAGGAATCTACGCAGAACTCACTACCGGCAACATCCTCATGTGCATGACCGGCATCGGCAACACCAGACAACACATGGAACGGCTTATTGCCGCTCTCGCGGCAATAAGCCGCGAACATGCAGGCGCAGCCCGCACGCCAAAAAAATCCGTGAACGCTGTGTTCGAAGAAAAACTCGAACTCTTCCCAATTCCCCAAAACAAAGAACGCATTCCACTCGAGAAAAGTGCCGGTAGAATCTGTGCCTCCTCCATCATCCCCTACCCGCCCGGCATCCCGTTCGTTTGTCCCGGAGAAAAACTCACCGAACAAGTCATAATTTACATCAAAAACCTCCGTGAGTCCGGCGAAAAAGTGATTGGTGTCAATGAACTCGGCGAAGTCATGGTAGGAAAATAA
- a CDS encoding energy-coupling factor ABC transporter substrate-binding protein, with the protein MNRATIEIILGIAVIVIFVIGTLLLIPSGAEGEEGWGGADGGAADMIDESGYEPWFNPIWEPPSGEIESLFFCVQAAIGAVIVGYFFGYWRGAKGRKDDE; encoded by the coding sequence ATGAACCGGGCGACGATTGAAATTATTCTCGGCATTGCAGTCATCGTCATCTTTGTTATCGGCACTCTTCTGCTGATCCCTTCCGGCGCTGAAGGAGAAGAAGGCTGGGGTGGAGCTGACGGCGGAGCTGCGGATATGATTGACGAGAGCGGGTATGAGCCCTGGTTCAATCCAATCTGGGAGCCGCCAAGCGGAGAGATTGAGTCGCTGTTCTTCTGTGTGCAGGCGGCTATCGGAGCGGTTATTGTGGGCTACTTCTTCGGATACTGGAGAGGGGCGAAGGGCAGAAAAGATGATGAGTAA